The DNA segment TCCGCCTTCTTGTCCTTGCCCTCCTTCGCGCCGGCGGGCTTCGCCTCCTGCGCGGCCGGGGCGCCCTCGGGCGTCTTGATGATGGCGTTGACGCGGTCCGGCTCCAGGCGGGGCAGCAGCGGCTCCGGGGTGCCGGTGGGGCGGCTGCGGTCCAGGAGCGGATACTTCGCCCCCTCCAGCGCCTGGAACGTCAGCGCCGGCGCACCCAGCTGGGTGAACAGCTTCTCCGACAGGCGCGGCGTCACCGGGGCGAGCAGCGCGCCCAGGAGGTACACCACGTCCGCCACGTCGGACAGGTCCGCGCGCGCGGCCTCCGCGTCCTTCTTCACCTGGGCCCACGGCGCCTGCGCCTGGACGAAGGCATTCGCGGCCGAGGCAATCTCGGTGATGACGCGGATGGCGTTGCGGTACTCCAGCTTGTCGAACGCGTCGCGCACCTCGGGCACGCGGGCCAGCGCGGACTCCACCAGCGCGCGGCCCGGCCCCTCGGTACGGCCGGGCGCCAGGCGCTTCTCCAGCGGCCCGGCCAGCAGCGACAGGGCGCGGTTGGCCAGGTTGCAGATGTTGTTGACCAGCTCGCCGTTCACCCGCTCGCGGAAGATGGAGAGGCTGAGGTCCAGGTCCTCCACGCCCGCGCCCAGGTTGGCCGCGTAGAAGTAGCGCAGGTAGCTGGGGTCCAGCTGGTCGAGGTAGTCGCGCACCGGGACCATGGTGCCGCGGCTCTTCGACATCTTCTCCCCGTTCACCGTGAGGTGGCCGTGGACCTTGATTTCGTTCGGGATGTGGAAGCCCGCGACGTTGAGCACCGCCGGCCAGAACAGGGCATGGAAGTAGACGATGTCCTTGCCGATGAAGTGGACGATGCGCGAGGGGGCGCCCGCCTCCCAGTAGTCCAGCGCACTCTTCGCCTTCCCCGTCTCCGTCGCCCACTTCTCCGTGGTGGCGATGTAGCCGATAGGGGCGTCCAGCCAGACGTAGAAGAACTTGTCCGTCTCGCCCGGAATCGCGAAGCCGAAGTAGGGCCCGTCGCGACTGATATCCCAGTCCGCCAGGCCCTTCTCGAAGAAGCCCTGGAGCTGGGTGGCGAGACCCGGGTGGATGAAGCCCGGCTTGCGCAGCACCGACTGCAGGAAGTCCTCGTGCCGCGACAGCTTGAAGAACAGGTGCTCGGAGTTCTTGCGCACGGGCGGGGTGCCGCACAGCGCACAGCGCGGCTCGATGAGGTCGGTGGGCGCGTAGGCCTTGCCGCACTTCTCGCAGGCGTCGCCGTACTGGTCGGGCGCCTTGCAGTTGGGACAGGTACCCTTGATGAAGCGGTCCGGCAGGAAGCGGCGGTCCTTCTCGCAGTACGCCTGCTCGATGTTGCGGCGCTCGATGTCCCCCTTCTCCTTCAGCCGCCCGTAGATGAGCTCCGCGTAGTGGCGGTTCTCCGGCGAGTTGGTGGAGTGGAAGTAGTCGAAGCGGATGTCGAGGTCGTGGAAGTCCCGCTGGTGCTCCCCGTGGAACCGGGCGACGAAATCCTCCGGCTTGATGCCCTGCTTCGCCGCGTTGATTTCGATGGGGGTTCCGTGGGTGTCATCCGCACAGAAGTAGACGACGTCCTTGCCGCACGAGCGGAGGAAGCGGACGTAGATGTCGGTTTGCACGTACTCGACGGCGTGGCCGATGTGGACGGGGCCGTTGGCGTACGGAAGTGCGCTGGTGACGAGGATTCTCTCAGCCATGGACTCTCCTGAGGGCGGCGGACCTTAGCCGCTCGGATGGCCGAGGTCATCGACGGCGTGAGGGGCGCGAGCACGAATGCGCCACGGGGCCGCAGATGTTATCGACCGGATACGCATGTGCACCATCGTCATCATTCGCCAGGTCCACCCTGAATGGCCGCTGGTGCTCGCGGCCAACCGGGACGAGTTCTACGCCCGCCCCGCCACCGGTCCCCAGGTCCTCCTGGAGTCCCCTCGCGCCGTCGGGGGACGGGACGTGGAGCGTGGCGGCACGTGGATGGGTATAACCAACGAGGGAGTGTTCGTTGGACTGACAAACCAGCGCGGTGGGCGAAGCCAGGGCCCGGCCCCCCGCTCGCGGGGCGAGGTCGTGCTCAAGGCCCTGGCGGCGGGGAGCGTGGAGGCCATCGACCGCTACCTGGACACCCTCCCCGGCGACGAGTTCCTCCCCTTCAACCTCCTCTACGGGGACGCCCGGGTGCTGCGAGCGGCGTACGCCCGCCGGGGGAGCAGGCAGCTGAGACGGGAAGACGTCCCGCCCGGCATCCACGTGCTGCCCAACGACATGCTGAACGCGCCCGGGATACCCAAGGTGGAGCGGGCCCGGCTGCTGGCGGCGGAGGTGGCCCACCGGCCCTGGCCGGAGCTGGAGGCGGGGCTGAAGGCCCTGCTGGCCGACCCCACCCTGCCGGCACTGGAGCAACTGCCCCCGCTGGCAGACGGAGAGGACCTGCCGCGCGACTTCCTCCAGCGGCTCCAGGCGCTGTGCATCCACACGCCCCTGTATGGCACGCGCTCGTCCAGCATCGTCGCGCTCGCGCCCGGGCGCGTGGGCCACTACCTGGCCTCGGACGCGCCCCCCTGCGAGGGCCCGTGGCGCGACGTCACCGGACTGCTCGCGCCCACCGGCTGACAGCCCCGTCCGCCGGGCGCCTACGAGGTACGCGGGGCCGGCTCGCCCACCAGCACGCGGGCGCGCCCGTCCATGGACAGCGTCACCTCTTCCACCTTCGCGAAGCCCGAGGCCCGGGCCAGCTCGGCCAGGTGCCGCATCCACGGGTTGTAGGGCATCCCGTTGTCCGAGCAGCACGGCACCACGGCGAAGGGCAGCCCGTGCTTCGCGGCGTACTCGATGATGACGCGGGTGGCGCCGTCCGGGTGCATGCCCACCACCAGCTCCGCCTCGCACGGCTCGTCCAGCGTGAAGATGCGCTGGGCATAGGTGACGGGCAGGTGCTTGTGCCGCAAGTCGAACGTGGTGACGGCACGGCCGCGCTTCGTCAGCGCCTCATTGAGCCGCCCCTGCCCGCCCGCCACGTCGAAGACGCGAGGGGCCGCGAAGCGCGACACGAGGAAGTCCGCGAAGAGGTCGAAACGACGTTTGTCCGCCATACGCGCCTCCTCTACCCGAGCCCGGGCCTCCATGCACCCGGAAGCGCTCCGGGGTGGGCCGGACAGGCGGCCCCTCCCCCGTCCGGTCAGGGGCTCAGAGGCCCTTGCACACCGTGGTCAGCAGCCGCTCGATGACCAGCTTCCCGCTGGCCGAGGACTTGAGGGCCAGGTCCGCCTCCGCGCACGCCACCAGCGCGCCCAGCAGCTCCCGGCGCTCGTAGCCGGCGGCGGCCTTCATGCTGAAGGTGAGCGCCCAGGCATTGGGCATCTTCCGCTTGGTGCCCTTCAGCTCCGCCTCCAGCCGGGGCAGCACGCGCGCCTCCACGTCCTTCGCCGTGCGCGGCGGGGTGCCGCCCGCGTAGCGGTGCAGCCACTCGTGGCTCTCCAGCAGGCTTCTCACGATGGACGCCACCGCGCCCAGCAACTGCAGCGCGTGGGTGCCCTGCCCCATCGCGTCCTCCGCGTAGTGCAGCGCGCCCCGGAAGTCGCGCTTCTGCAGGGCCTCGGACAGCTCGAAGAACTCCTCCTCGCGGGCGTGGTGGACCAGCATCGCCACGTCCGTCTTTTCAATCGCGGGCCCCTCCGAGTAGGTGGCCAGCTTCTCCAGCTCCGACTGGAGCAGGCGGATGTTGCCGCCGATGCGCTCCTTGAGCTCGTCCAGCGCGCCGGGGCCCAGCCGCTTCTTGAAGGGCGCCAGGAACTCCTTCGCGATTTCGGAGAGGTCCAGGTCCTTGTGGCGCGCGGCCACCTTGCGCTCGACGACGTGCCCCTTGTCATGGGCCAGCTTCACCAGCGGATTCTTGGCGTCGACTTCAGAGGCCGCCATCACCAGCGCATGGCCGGGCGGCACACCCTTCTGGATGAGCTCCACCAGCGCGGAGGTGTCCCCTTCGGGCGCGGAGATGCGCTCCTCGCGGCAGAAGGCGGCGGCCTCCTTGAGGAAGGCGAGGTCCGCCTCCGCCAGGTCCACGTTGAGCTCGTCCTTCCACTGCTCCACGGACGGAGCGCCGGACTTGCCCGGGTCCAGCTGCTCCACGCCCCAGCCCGCGCGCGCCGCGAGCGCCAGCAGTCGCCGCGCGCCCTCCTTCCGCTTGCCCGCCTTCCACGCCTCGCGCGCCTTGCCCAGCGCGTCCCCCTTGCCCTTCTTGGGCGCGAGGAACTCCGGGTCCCTCACCAGGACCACCTTGCGCCCGGGGAACAGCGGCATCGTGGCCAGCTCCTGCGCCACCTCGCGCGGACTGCCCGCGTCCAGCACGGCCAGGTTGAGCCCCATGGCCGCGTCCGGCACCAGCAGCTTCACCAGCTCGTCCGCCCCCTTGCGGACCAGGAACTCCTCGCCCCACAGGAGGTAGAGCGGCGCCACCTTGCCCGCCTTCGCCTCCGCCAGCACGTCGTCGATATCGGCGCTCATCGCGCGGCCTCCGTGAGCATCTCGATGAGCATGCGCTCCAGTTGCAGCCGGGGCGCGCCGTTGCGGGCAATCGCCGCGCGCGTGCCCTCCAGCAGGGAGTGTCGCCGGTGCAGCGTGGCCTCGGAGGTGCGCGAGGCCACCTCGCGAGCCAGGTCCTTCATGTCCCGGTTGGCCAGCGAGTCCTCCAGCCCGGCCCGGGACAGCGCCACGTCGCGCGTCCACAGCACCAGCAGCTCCAGCGCGCCCTCCGCGTCCTCGCGCGAGCCGCCGTGCGCCTCCGCGAAGCGCAGCAGGGCCACCGCGTTCTCCCCCGTCAGCGCCTCGAAGGCGGTGATGACGTCCTTGCGCTGGGCGAGCGCGTCCACATCCAGCGCCAGCGCGCGGCCCAGGCTGCCACCGGCCATGACGGCCGCGAGCGCGGCGGTGCCCGCGTCCAGCTTGCGCTCCTGCTGCACGCGCTGGGCGACCAGCTCCGCCGGCAGCGGGCCGAAGTGCACCTTGCTGCACCGGCTGCGGATGGTGGGCAGCAGCTTGTCCATGGCGCTGGCCACCAGGATGAGCGTCGTCTCCGAGGGCGGCTCCTCCAGCGTCTTGAGGAAGGCGTTCTGCGCCTGCACGTTCATCGTCTGCGCGGAGACGATGATGGCCACCTTGCGCTTGGACTCCAGCCCGCGCAGGGCCAGCCGCTCCTGGAGGCCTCGAATCTGCTCCACGCGCAGCTCCCGGCTGGGCGTGCCCGTGAAGTCCGAGCGCCCCGCCAGCCCGCGCGACACCCGCTCCTCGTCCGGCATCACCCACGTCACGTCGGGGTGCAGGCCCTTGAGCACCCGCGTGCAGCTCGCGCAGGTACCGCAGCCCACGTCGGGCTGCTCCGGGCAGGTGAGCGCCTGCGCCAGCCCCCCCGCCGCAAGCTCCTTGCCCACACCCTCAGGCCCGGCGAAGAGATACGCATGGTGGACCGCGCCACCCCGAAGTGCCGCCTGGAGTGCATCAATCGCGCGCGGCTGTCCCAGCACTGATGCGAGCGTCATGAGGGGTGTATCCCCGCTCGCGCGGCACCCGTCAACAAGCTGCCTTGACCCCCATGGAAGCCACGGGGGACATTCGGGGGGTCTTGCTTCCCTTCCTCCAGAGCAATCTGTCCCTGGCCGTGGGCGCGTTGCTGGTGCTGGTGCTGCTGGCCGTGCGCACCGGTACGGGCGACAAGGACCTGAAGAGGGACCTGAACGGGGCCATCCGGCTGCTGGTCGCCTTCCTGGTGCTGCGGCTGACGGCCTGGGCGCTGCCGGAGGCGACGCCCCAGGCGCTGCTGACGACCGTCCGCGTCGGCTGGATGCTGACGGCCGCCTTCGGGCTCATCCGCACGGGCGTGGCCTTCGGGCTGAAGCTGATGCGGCTGCGGGCCGCGTCGGTGGCGCCGCCCAAGATTCTCCGGGACGTCATCGACTTCACGCTGTACACGCTGGCGGCCGTCCCCATCCTCAAGACGCAGCTCTCCCTGGACCTCACGGGCCTGGTGGCGACGTCCGCGGTGCTGTCGGTGGTGATGGGCCTGGCGCTCCAGGAGACGCTGGGCAACCTCTTCGCGGGGCTGTCGCTGCAGCTCGACAGGCCCTTCGAGGTCGGCGACTTCATCCGCATCGGCAGCCACTCCGGGCGGGTGGTGTACATCGGCTGGCGCTCCATCCGGCTGTCCACGTTCCGGCGCGAAATCATCACCCTGCCCAACAGCATGGTGGCCAAGGAGCTGGTGCAGAACTTCTCCCAGGACCAGGAGCCGGTGGGCGTGGACGTCGAAATCCGCCTGTCGCACGACGCGCCGCCCAACCAGGTGAAGACGGCGCTGCTCGAGGTCATGCGGGAGATTCCGCAGATTCTCGTGGAGCCGCCGCCCATGTCGCGCACGCTGGCGTACGACGAGTCCGCCATCCGCTACATGGTGCGCTTCTTCCTGGCGGACTACGGGCTGGCGGACGCGGTGAAGGAGGACCTGCACACCCGGCTCTGGTACCGGCTGCGGCGGGAGAACATCGAGATTCCGTACGCGCAGCGCACGGTGCACGTGCGGCAGCAGGTGGCGCGCACGGAGCTGTCCGAGGACACGGTGCGCGGCCTGCTGCGCGCGGTGGACGTCTTCCAGCCCCTGGGCACCGAGGACCTGGACCGGCTGCGCCAGGAGGTGCTGGTGCGGCGCTTCGGCAAGGGCGAGCGCATCATCCAGGAGGGCGACGAGGGCAGGACGTTCTACGTGCTCGCGTCCGGCGAGGTCAGCGTGCGCGCCGGCAAGGCCCAGGCGGAGGTGACGCGGCTGGGGCGCGGCGGCTTCTTCGGGGAGATGTCGCTGCTGACGGGCGAGCGGCGCTCGGCCACGGTGGTGGCGGTGGAGGACTCGCTGCTGCTGGAGGTGGACCGACCCACCTTCGCGCGCCTGTTCGAGCAGTACCCCGGGCTGGCGCGGCAGCTGTCCGCACTGCTCGCCCAGCGCAGGACGCAGCTTCGCGCCCTGGCCCAGGCCAGCGGCGGCGGCGCGGACGCCATCCCCGCCGAGGTGGGCCGCATCCTCGGAAGGCTGCGGCAGATTTTCGGACTCAGCGCCACGGAGTGACGGCGGAAAAGCCCCCCTGCTCCCGCCGCATCGTTGAGACTCCAATCAACCGGGAGTGCGCGAAGACACACCCGTGGAGCAGTGAGCAGGCGCCCGGGGTGACGCGGATTGTCACTCGACGCGCCGCCACCGGCATGCGAGACGCCGGTGCATGGAAGTCGCAGCACCGTCGCCCTCGCCGCACGACACACACGCGCAACCGCACCTGGGGCTGTTCCGGCTGACGTGGCCCATCTTCCTGGAGCTGCTGCTCTTCATGATGATGGGGACCGCGGACACGCTGATGCTCAGCGGCGTGTCGGATGACGCCGTCTCCGCGGTGGGCGTCGTCAACCAGTATGTCTTCATCTGCATCCTCATCATGGAGGTCATCGGCAACGGCGCGGCCATCGTCGTCGCCCAGTACCTCGGCGCCCGGCGCACGGAGGAGGCGGCGCGCATCGCCGCGCTCTCAATCACCCTGAACCTGGGCCTGGGCCTCGCCGTCAGCGCGGGCCTGCTGCTGTTCGGGGACCGCATCCTCGGCGGGATGAACCTCCAGGGCCCGGTGCTCGCGCACGCGCGCACGTACCTGCACGTCGTGGGCGGGTTCCTCTTCCTCCAGGCGCTCATCAACGTCTTCGCCAGCCTCATCCGCACGTATGGCTTTACCAAGGAGTCGATGTTCGTCTCCCTGGGGATGAACGTGCTGCACGTGGCCGGCAATGCCGTGCTCATCTTCGGCCACCTGGGCCTGCCGGCGCTGGGCGTGGCTGGCGCCGCCGTCTCCACCGTGGTCAGCCGCGCCGTCGCGCTCGGCGTCTTCGTCTGGGTGCTCTACCGCGTCATGCCCGTCCGGATGGTGCTCCGCGACTACGTGACGCTGTCGAAGGACTACGTCCGCAAGATTCTCAAGGTGGGCCTGCCCTCCGCCTTCGAGCAGCTCACCTACCAGGCCTGCCAGACGGTGTTCCTGTACTACGTCACCTTCCTCGGCCCCGTCGCCCTGGCCTCGCGGCAGTACGCGCACTCCATCTCCCAGTATGTCTTCCTGGGCAGCCTGGCCATCGGCATGGGCACCGCCATCGTCGTGGGGCGGCTGGTGGGCGCCCACCGCGCGGACGAGGCGTACCGCCGCGCCCTGCAGAGCCTGAAGTGGGGCCTGGCCCTCACCGTCGGGGTGGACGTGGCCGTCATCCTCGTGCGCGAGCGGCTCGTCAGCCTGTTCACCGACAATGGCGACATCCTCCGCGTGACGTCCCAGGTCATCGTCCTGGGCCTCCTCCTGGAGACGGGCCGGGCCTTCAACCTCGTCCTCATCAACGCGCTGCGGGCCGCCGGTGACGCCACCTTCACCGTCTACATGGGCATCCTGTCCATGGTCTGCATGAGCCTGCCCCTGGGCTACTACCTCGTCTTCAAGCTCGACCTCGGGCTGGGCGGCGTGTGGCTCGCCGTCGCCGCCGACGAGTGGGTGCGCGGCATCACCATGTGGCTCCGCTGGCGCAGCCGCGCCTGGGAACAGCAGTCCCTCGTGGCCCCCTCCGAGCCCGTGGCACCGCCCGCCACCGCGCTCGGCGCCTGAGGCACTTTCACCCCACCCCTTCCCCTCCCCCGCGCCCATGGCGTGACGGTGGATGTGTGCCCGTGGATTGAAAGATTTTTCGCATTATCCCGTGAAGATTTGGCTTCCGAGACGTTGTGATTTTGCCTGGGGGAGATGCGTGTGGCCCGTCACGACGGCCCGGGTGTGGGACTCACATCCTTCGCGTGCAAAGCCAACCACGCAGGGGGTGTGCCGGCACGGGCATGAGGGGGGGCGTCGAAGACGGACGCTCGAGCCAAACCACAACCAAGGAGTACTCAAGACATGCGAACCCCGTTCTCATGGCTGACGGACCCGCTGCGTCCGCTGGCCCTCTCCATCCTCGGCACCAGCCTGCTGGCGCCGCTGCCTGTCTTTGCGGCGGACAAGTCCTCCGCCGACGCGCGTCCCGCCGAGGAGATGCTGGCCACACGCACCTCCGCGCTGGCGCCCGCGCGCGTCGTCGACCTGGGTCGGTCCACCCCCGCTGAAGACGGGCCGAGCCGTGGCATCGCCCCGGTGTCCCATGGCCGCTATGCCCTGACCACCAGCGAGGGCCTCACCTTCCATCGCACCGACCGGCCCGTGCGCGGCCTGCGCACCATCGACGTGTCCGGCTCCTCGCTCCAGCTCTATACGTGGGACGAGCAGCAGGCGGACGGCACCCAGAAGTCGCACTACGCCTTCAGCCGCGGCGGGCTGCTGCCCGTCGGCCGCGTGCAGGAGACGACGTACCAGGTCCGCCTCCAGGAGTCGCAGTTCGACCCGCTGCGCACGCCCGAGCCCCTGCGCACGGGCATCCTGTCCGCGGACGCGGGCAACCAGCTGCACCTGGTGCAGTTCCTGGCCGCGCCCATGCCCGAGTTCCGCGAGGCCATCGAGGCCGCGGGCGGCAAGGTGCTGCGCTTCCTCACCGACCACACCTACCTGGTGGAGATGAACCGGGACGTGAAGTCGCGCGTGGCGCAGCTCGGCTACGTGCGCTGGATTGGTGACTACCACCCCGAGTACCGCCTGGAGCGCGAGCTGCGTGACTCCCTGATGGGCGTGGCGCCGCGCCTGCCGGAGACGCAGCGCTACTCCATCATGCTGGGCGAGGGCGGCCGTGGCCGCCAGGACGCCGTGGCCAGGCTGGTGGAGCGCGTGGGCGGCAAGGTCGCCCTCATCGAGGACGGCGGCCTGCGCGTCGAGGCGACGCTCACCCAGGAGCAGCTCCAGCAGGTGGTGCGCGCCAACGAGGTGCAGTTCATCGACCGGTGGGGCGGACCCGGTGAGACGGACATGAACGCCGTCCGCGAGCTGGGCGGCGCCAACCACCTGGAGACGCTGAAGGGCTGGACGGGCCAGGGGGTGCGCGGAGAAATCTTCGACACCGAGCTGCTCCCCACCCACCAGGAGTGGCCCCACACGCCCATCATCCACAGCACGGGGACCACGGGCGGCCTCCACGGCACGTCCGTCTACAGCAACATCTTCGGCCGGGGCACGGTGGCCAACGCGCGCGGAATGATTCCCAGCGGCCAGGGCATCTTCTTCCGCTACAACGAGTCCTCCCAGTTCGGCGGCGCCATCTCCCGCTACACCATCAACCAGGAGCTGACGGACCCGAACGGCCCGTACCGCGCCGTGTTCCAGACGTCGAGCGTGGGCAGCGCCCTGACGACGTCGTACACCACCATCTCCGCCGAGGTGGATGACTACCTCTTCAAGCACCCCATCCTCAGCACGCAGTCGCAGAGCAACGCGGGCAGCCGCAGCTCGCGGCCGCAGGCGTGGGCGAAGAACATCGTCTCGGTGGGCGCCTTCTACCACAACGACACCGTCAGCCGGACGGATGACGTGTGGAGCTTCAGCGGCAGCATCGGCCCCGCGGCGGACGGCCGCATCAAGCCGGACCTGTCGTACTTCTACGACATGATCCACTCGGCCACCGGCTCGGGGAACGCCAACTACACCGAGTTCGGCGGCACCAGCTCCGCGACGCCGCAGACGGCGGGCCACTTCGGCCTGCTGTTCCAGATGTGGCACAACGGCGTGTGGTCCGGCCACGGCGGCGGCGCGGACGTCTTCGCCAGCCGGCCGCAGATGGCCACCGCCAAGGCGCTGATGATCAACATGGCGCACCGCTACAACTGGCTGGCGGGCGGCAGCAACGCGGACATCGACCGCAACAAGCAGGGCTGGGGCACCTCCGACGTGAAGCGCCTGCTGGACCGCGCGTCCGTCACCAGCATCATCAACGAGACGGACGTGCTCGCCCCGCTGGGGGTCAAGGGCTACAACGTCAGCGTCGCCGCGGGGCAGACCGAGCTGAACGTCACCATGGTCTACACCGACCCGATGGGCACCGTGGGCGCCGCCCAGGCGCGCATCAACGACCTGTCGCTGCGTGTGACGTCGCCCTCGGGCGTCGTGTACTGGGGCAACAACGGCCTGACGGCGGGCAACACGTCCACCTCGGGCGGAGTGTCCAACAAGGTCGACACGGTGGAGAACGTCTTCCTGGCCAACCCCCAGGCGGGCATCTGGCGGGTGGACGTGTTCGCGGACGAGCTCGTCCAGGACGCGCGCCTGGAGACGCCGGGCGTGGTGGACGCGGACTACGGCCTGGTGGTGAGCGGCGGCCGCATCATCGCGGGCGACCCGGAGATGACCCTGCCGAGCTACGGCAGCACCTTCACCAGCCCCACGCTGACGCGCGGCCTGTGGTTCACCTCGCCCACCCAGTTCACCATCACCGGCCTGCAGGTCCCCAACGAGGCTGGCCACGCGCTGCAGAACATCGAGGTGGTGCGCTTCAACCCGGGCGTGACGCCGCCGACGTTCGCCTCCACCACCAACGCCTTCACGTCGCTGTTCCGCGCGGCGGGCGTGTCCTCCGGGCAGATCATCTCCGTGAAGATTCCCGTCTTCGCCGGTGACGTCATCGGCATCCTGGGCGCCACGGGTGACGCCACGAACATGTACAACTCGTACTCCACCGGCAACAGCGGCACGTACGTGACGCACATCAACGGCCAGCCCGTGACGCTGAACCGCCTGGGCATGCAGTACAATCTGGCCAGCAACACGGCCCGGGAGCTGTTCAACTCGTCGGGGGCCATCTCCCGCGTCCGGATGCTCTACACCACCAACAACCAGGTGCCGGCGCCGCCCTTCAGCAGCACCTTCAGCGGCGCAACCTTCACGCGCGGCCTGTGGTTCACCGCGCCCACCAGCTTCATCCTCACCGGTGTGCAGGTGCCCAACGAGGCCGGCCACGCGCTGCAGAACGTCCAGGTGGTGCGCTTCAGCCCCGGCGTGACGCCGCCCGCCTACTCCACCACCACCGACTCCTTCACGTCGCTGTTCCGCTCCGTCGGCCAGCCGTCGGGCCAGGTGCTGCGGACCTTCGTCCAGGTCAACGCTGGAGACGTGATTGGCGTGCTGGGCGCCACGGGTGACGCCACCATGATGCACAACTCGTACTCGTCCAGCATCAGCGGGACGTTCAACGGCCACATCTTCGGCCAGCCGGTGACGCTGTATCGCCTGGGCATGCAGTTCAACCTCGCGAGCACCAGCGCCACGCAGCTGTGGACCGAGGCGGCCGGCAGCATCAGCCGCGTGTCGCTGTTCTACACGCGGGTGGGCGCGCTCCGGGGCGAGGAGCGCACGGCCAGCCTGACGCTGCACTAGTCAAGGCGCTGTGACGTGACACAGGAGGGCCCGTCCGGGACGTCTGTCCGGGCGGGCCCTTCGCGCTTCAGGCGGTGAACACCACCCCGTCCTCCACCCGCACGGGCCAGGGCGTGAGCCGGGCGCCCGCGCAGGGGCCTCCCACGCACAGCCCGTCCTTCGGCTGGAAGAGGGCGCCATGCCAGGAGCAGGCGATGAGCGACCTGTCCGGCGTGAGGTACCCGTCCAGCTTCTGCGCCAGCGGCAGGCCCGCATGGGGACAGCGGTCCACGTAGCCGTGGACCTCGTCGCCCACGCGCACCAGGAAGCCGTGGAAGTACGCGTCGCCTATCTGCAGCACCAGGTTGCGCGCGCCAGGGTCCTCGAGCGCGGACACCGGCAACAGCCGCACGTCCGGCGGCGTCGTCCAGACCTTCACGGCGCGCGCCTCAGGGCAGCTTCGCCTTCTGGAAGCCGGACCAGCAGTGGTCGTAGTCGGACTGCAGCGTCGGGCTCTCCATGGCGGAGCGCGTCGGCCGGATGACCCAGCGCGACTCGAACATGAAGGCCAGCGTGTCCTTAAGCTTGTGCGGCTTCAGGTCCGCGTGGATGGCCTGCTCGTAGCTGGCCTGGTCCGGCCCGTGGCCG comes from the Pyxidicoccus xibeiensis genome and includes:
- a CDS encoding S8 family serine peptidase, with the translated sequence MRTPFSWLTDPLRPLALSILGTSLLAPLPVFAADKSSADARPAEEMLATRTSALAPARVVDLGRSTPAEDGPSRGIAPVSHGRYALTTSEGLTFHRTDRPVRGLRTIDVSGSSLQLYTWDEQQADGTQKSHYAFSRGGLLPVGRVQETTYQVRLQESQFDPLRTPEPLRTGILSADAGNQLHLVQFLAAPMPEFREAIEAAGGKVLRFLTDHTYLVEMNRDVKSRVAQLGYVRWIGDYHPEYRLERELRDSLMGVAPRLPETQRYSIMLGEGGRGRQDAVARLVERVGGKVALIEDGGLRVEATLTQEQLQQVVRANEVQFIDRWGGPGETDMNAVRELGGANHLETLKGWTGQGVRGEIFDTELLPTHQEWPHTPIIHSTGTTGGLHGTSVYSNIFGRGTVANARGMIPSGQGIFFRYNESSQFGGAISRYTINQELTDPNGPYRAVFQTSSVGSALTTSYTTISAEVDDYLFKHPILSTQSQSNAGSRSSRPQAWAKNIVSVGAFYHNDTVSRTDDVWSFSGSIGPAADGRIKPDLSYFYDMIHSATGSGNANYTEFGGTSSATPQTAGHFGLLFQMWHNGVWSGHGGGADVFASRPQMATAKALMINMAHRYNWLAGGSNADIDRNKQGWGTSDVKRLLDRASVTSIINETDVLAPLGVKGYNVSVAAGQTELNVTMVYTDPMGTVGAAQARINDLSLRVTSPSGVVYWGNNGLTAGNTSTSGGVSNKVDTVENVFLANPQAGIWRVDVFADELVQDARLETPGVVDADYGLVVSGGRIIAGDPEMTLPSYGSTFTSPTLTRGLWFTSPTQFTITGLQVPNEAGHALQNIEVVRFNPGVTPPTFASTTNAFTSLFRAAGVSSGQIISVKIPVFAGDVIGILGATGDATNMYNSYSTGNSGTYVTHINGQPVTLNRLGMQYNLASNTARELFNSSGAISRVRMLYTTNNQVPAPPFSSTFSGATFTRGLWFTAPTSFILTGVQVPNEAGHALQNVQVVRFSPGVTPPAYSTTTDSFTSLFRSVGQPSGQVLRTFVQVNAGDVIGVLGATGDATMMHNSYSSSISGTFNGHIFGQPVTLYRLGMQFNLASTSATQLWTEAAGSISRVSLFYTRVGALRGEERTASLTLH
- a CDS encoding Rieske (2Fe-2S) protein, which encodes MKVWTTPPDVRLLPVSALEDPGARNLVLQIGDAYFHGFLVRVGDEVHGYVDRCPHAGLPLAQKLDGYLTPDRSLIACSWHGALFQPKDGLCVGGPCAGARLTPWPVRVEDGVVFTA